In one Saccharibacillus brassicae genomic region, the following are encoded:
- a CDS encoding TetR/AcrR family transcriptional regulator yields MNKKQLQSEQTRKRIAEAARHLFVQKGYKATSIEDITAATGSSKGNIYYHFKSKEGLFLYLLDEWDRDWFDKWLDKQHLYGSAAEKMHGFAELLVIEDLNHPLTQAADEFFGGEIESDIMEKLSAMTADHLRFNQNLIQSGMDSGEFRAGDAQQLALVLEGLVIGLSRLSRRYNSNIDEALATYRLAIDVLLNGLAKSPHA; encoded by the coding sequence TTGAATAAAAAACAGCTTCAGAGCGAGCAGACGCGCAAACGCATCGCCGAAGCGGCCCGGCATCTTTTCGTGCAAAAAGGCTACAAAGCGACTTCGATCGAGGATATTACCGCCGCGACAGGGAGCAGCAAAGGCAATATTTATTACCATTTCAAAAGCAAAGAAGGTCTGTTCCTGTACCTGCTCGACGAGTGGGACCGGGATTGGTTCGATAAATGGCTGGACAAGCAGCATCTGTACGGCAGCGCCGCCGAGAAAATGCACGGCTTCGCCGAGCTGCTCGTGATCGAAGATCTCAACCACCCTTTGACCCAGGCGGCGGACGAGTTTTTCGGCGGAGAGATCGAGAGCGATATTATGGAAAAATTGTCCGCCATGACGGCCGATCATCTGCGGTTCAACCAGAACCTGATCCAGTCCGGCATGGACAGCGGCGAATTCAGGGCGGGCGACGCCCAACAGCTCGCGCTCGTGCTCGAAGGACTCGTCATCGGACTGAGCCGACTCTCGCGGCGCTACAACTCGAACATCGACGAAGCGCTGGCCACGTACCGCCTCGCGATCGACGTCCTGCTGAACGGCCTCGCCAAATCGCCGCACGCTTAG
- a CDS encoding MFS transporter, producing the protein MFKSKNRSRGESRSASVQPRAADKTANVSVDRKALLFGLASVFLCGMGFSIMMPVIPFLVLPYTDPGNQAIMVTLLTSVYALCVFAAAPGIGALSDRYGRRPLLLICLAVSAIGYALFGMGGALWVLFAGRILEGLAGGVIGTLFAYFADTIPGDQRTRYFGWMGAMVGAGTLIGPSLGGLLANFGYAVPMYAAAVVTLCNAAFGFFFMKESLDKNRRSERIAVAELNPLRQLAALLSAPKLKRLLIAAFLLWVPNGSLQAIFSQFTIDAFHWDPVRIGLLFSIMGIQDILSQGLIMPQLLKKLGDRQIARLGMGAEIVGYGLIAASAWFSMYPLLICGMLAFGFGDSIFGPAFNGMLSKAADASEQGRIQGGSQSVQALARMIGPIAGGQAYVLLGHAAPAVMGMLLIAAAFVVLRRKQLAKRVAF; encoded by the coding sequence ATGTTCAAATCCAAAAACCGGAGTCGCGGCGAGTCCCGTTCCGCATCCGTGCAACCACGCGCCGCCGACAAGACCGCCAATGTGTCCGTGGATCGCAAAGCGCTGCTGTTCGGGTTGGCGTCGGTCTTTCTGTGCGGGATGGGCTTCAGCATCATGATGCCCGTGATCCCGTTTCTCGTCCTGCCTTACACCGATCCGGGCAATCAGGCGATCATGGTCACGCTGCTGACTTCCGTATACGCGCTGTGCGTCTTCGCGGCGGCGCCCGGAATCGGAGCTTTGAGCGACCGATACGGGCGTCGTCCGCTGCTGCTGATCTGCCTGGCGGTGTCCGCGATCGGCTATGCCCTTTTCGGTATGGGCGGGGCGTTATGGGTGCTGTTCGCCGGGCGGATCCTCGAAGGATTGGCGGGCGGAGTCATCGGTACGTTGTTCGCTTATTTTGCGGATACGATTCCCGGCGACCAGCGTACCCGGTATTTCGGCTGGATGGGCGCGATGGTCGGAGCCGGCACTCTGATCGGTCCTTCCCTCGGCGGGCTGCTGGCGAACTTCGGATATGCGGTTCCTATGTATGCGGCAGCGGTCGTGACGTTGTGCAATGCGGCGTTCGGATTTTTTTTCATGAAAGAAAGCCTGGACAAAAACCGCAGGTCGGAGCGGATCGCGGTCGCCGAACTGAATCCGCTGCGCCAGCTTGCGGCTCTGCTCTCCGCGCCGAAATTGAAAAGGCTTCTGATCGCGGCTTTCCTGCTCTGGGTGCCTAACGGTTCGCTGCAGGCCATCTTCTCGCAGTTCACGATCGACGCGTTCCATTGGGACCCTGTCCGCATCGGGCTGCTGTTCTCGATCATGGGCATTCAGGACATTCTGTCGCAGGGGCTGATCATGCCGCAGCTGCTCAAGAAACTCGGGGATCGCCAGATCGCCAGGCTGGGCATGGGAGCGGAGATCGTCGGTTACGGCCTGATCGCGGCTTCGGCCTGGTTCTCCATGTATCCGCTGCTGATCTGCGGCATGCTCGCTTTCGGCTTCGGCGATTCGATCTTCGGCCCTGCGTTCAACGGCATGCTCTCCAAAGCCGCGGACGCAAGCGAACAAGGCAGAATTCAAGGCGGCAGCCAATCCGTTCAGGCGTTGGCGAGAATGATCGGACCGATTGCGGGCGGACAAGCGTACGTCCTGCTCGGCCATGCCGCGCCGGCGGTAATGGGCATGCTGCTGATCGCCGCCGCGTTTGTCGTATTGCGCCGCAAGCAGTTGGCAAAACGGGTGGCTTTTTGA
- a CDS encoding MFS transporter → MSLMLRNRAALLLLMFNIFLVFTGIGLVVPIMPTYMNTLHIGGSVVGLLVATFSVSQLICSPVAGRLSDKLGRKKVIIAGMLIFAVSEFLFGMANAPWLLFVSRILGGVGAALIMPAVMAYTADITSDEERAKGMGFINAAITTGFIIGPGIGGFLVEFGIRVPFFAAGIAALISGIVTLLVLPESLSVERRAEIAAASVGKRDSMLKQLLTSYRTPYFLSLIIVFVSAFGLANYETVFGLFVDHKFGFTARDIAIIITFGSIAGAVVQATIFGWLLNRFGEQLVISVCLAAAALFVLLTLFVHQYWLIVTVTFVVFLAIDILRPAIGTQISRRAGDQQGFAAGLNSAYSSLGNIAGPIVAGSLFDVNINYPYVSAAIVLFLCFLLVLYVGRSDRRRAARLAGPQSVENT, encoded by the coding sequence ATGTCTTTGATGCTTCGCAACCGGGCGGCCCTGCTGCTGCTCATGTTCAACATTTTCCTCGTCTTTACCGGAATCGGGCTGGTCGTGCCGATCATGCCGACCTACATGAACACGCTGCATATCGGCGGCAGCGTCGTCGGCCTGCTCGTCGCCACGTTCTCCGTCTCGCAGCTGATCTGCTCGCCCGTCGCCGGCCGCCTGTCCGACAAGCTCGGCCGCAAAAAAGTCATCATCGCCGGCATGCTGATCTTCGCCGTGTCGGAATTCCTGTTCGGCATGGCGAACGCGCCGTGGCTGCTGTTCGTCTCGCGTATCCTCGGCGGCGTCGGCGCCGCGCTGATCATGCCCGCAGTCATGGCGTATACCGCCGACATCACGTCCGACGAAGAACGCGCCAAAGGCATGGGTTTCATCAACGCCGCCATCACGACCGGCTTCATTATCGGTCCCGGCATCGGCGGATTCCTCGTCGAGTTCGGCATTCGCGTGCCTTTCTTCGCCGCCGGTATCGCCGCCCTGATCTCCGGCATCGTGACGCTGCTCGTCCTGCCCGAATCGCTCAGCGTGGAGCGCCGGGCCGAGATCGCCGCAGCGTCGGTCGGCAAACGCGACAGTATGCTCAAGCAGCTGCTCACGTCGTACCGGACGCCGTATTTCCTCAGTCTGATCATCGTGTTTGTCAGCGCGTTCGGACTGGCCAACTACGAGACCGTGTTCGGCTTGTTCGTCGACCACAAGTTCGGCTTCACCGCGCGCGACATCGCGATCATCATCACGTTCGGTTCGATCGCGGGAGCCGTCGTCCAGGCGACGATCTTCGGCTGGCTGCTCAACCGGTTCGGCGAACAGTTGGTCATCTCCGTCTGCCTCGCCGCGGCCGCGCTGTTCGTACTGCTGACGCTGTTCGTGCACCAATACTGGCTGATCGTGACCGTGACGTTCGTCGTGTTCCTCGCGATCGACATCCTGCGTCCGGCGATCGGCACCCAGATTTCCCGCCGCGCCGGCGATCAGCAGGGCTTTGCCGCCGGTCTGAACTCCGCCTACAGCAGTCTCGGCAATATCGCGGGACCGATCGTGGCCGGCAGCCTGTTCGACGTCAACATCAATTATCCGTACGTATCCGCCGCGATCGTGCTGTTCCTCTGCTTCCTGCTCGTTCTGTACGTCGGACGCAGCGACCGCAGACGCGCCGCACGGTTGGCCGGCCCGCAGTCGGTCGAGAATACGTGA
- a CDS encoding pyruvate, water dikinase regulatory protein: MGQEMSCITICSDSVGDTAEAVVQAVIHQFEHREVSIKRYGNVRHEDELRALMEEAAQHKGFVAYTLVQPELRETIREEAVRLDVRIVDIMGPMMQAFIDTFSGAPPTRRPGVLRKMDENYFRRMEAIEFTVASDDGRDLGAMLEADIVLMGISRTSKTPLGIFLAHRGKKVVNYPVVPEIAPPQQLLGLPKDRLVGLTIAPETMLRIRSERLKSLGLPVGSQYDSLERIREELEYAEALYARLGCRVVDITDKAIEETASLILGNF, encoded by the coding sequence ATGGGACAGGAAATGTCATGCATTACGATTTGTTCGGACTCGGTCGGCGATACGGCGGAAGCGGTCGTGCAGGCCGTTATTCACCAGTTCGAGCATCGGGAAGTTTCGATCAAGCGCTACGGCAACGTGCGGCATGAAGACGAGCTGCGCGCGCTGATGGAAGAAGCGGCTCAGCACAAAGGCTTTGTCGCCTATACGCTCGTCCAGCCGGAGCTGCGCGAGACGATCCGCGAGGAAGCGGTACGGCTGGACGTGCGCATCGTCGATATTATGGGTCCCATGATGCAGGCGTTCATCGACACGTTCAGCGGAGCGCCGCCGACCCGGCGTCCGGGCGTGCTGCGCAAAATGGACGAGAATTACTTCCGCCGGATGGAGGCGATCGAATTCACGGTCGCAAGCGACGACGGACGCGATCTCGGCGCGATGCTGGAAGCCGACATCGTGCTGATGGGCATCTCGCGGACGTCGAAGACGCCGCTCGGCATTTTTCTCGCCCATCGGGGCAAAAAGGTCGTCAATTACCCCGTCGTACCGGAGATCGCGCCGCCGCAGCAGCTGCTCGGCCTGCCCAAAGACCGGCTGGTCGGCTTGACGATCGCGCCGGAAACGATGCTGCGCATCCGCTCCGAACGCCTCAAATCGCTTGGACTGCCGGTCGGCTCGCAGTATGACAGCCTGGAGCGGATTCGCGAAGAACTGGAGTACGCCGAAGCGCTGTACGCGCGGCTTGGCTGCCGGGTCGTCGACATTACCGACAAAGCGATCGAAGAAACGGCCAGCCTGATTCTCGGCAATTTTTGA
- a CDS encoding spermidine synthase, which translates to MKLLHRERDGGSVISVFETQELYGEKGRFRVLEFANGDAQGALDLDDPERIVLEYPRAIVHLMEQNDPAFERAFVIGHGIGTISRHFADRTIRTAEISAKMIELSRLYFGYDGQAEVGDGRELLALEADGSLDYIVLDAFTEKGVPWHLFTQECFQTAADKLDERGAILINMFGRGRRDVHTEAVWATLGDVFPHVKGFALPQEDPRDPMNRILVGSHRPVDAKLRQMAGFVRDDPERGTVLTDEMFG; encoded by the coding sequence ATGAAGCTGCTGCACCGCGAACGAGACGGGGGAAGCGTGATCAGCGTCTTTGAGACGCAGGAATTATACGGGGAAAAAGGCCGCTTTCGCGTGCTGGAATTCGCCAACGGAGACGCGCAGGGCGCGCTCGATCTGGACGACCCGGAGCGGATCGTGCTGGAATATCCGCGGGCGATCGTGCATCTGATGGAGCAGAACGATCCGGCGTTCGAGCGCGCTTTTGTAATTGGGCACGGCATTGGCACGATCTCGCGGCATTTTGCGGACCGGACGATCCGGACGGCGGAGATCAGCGCGAAAATGATCGAGTTGAGCCGGCTGTATTTCGGATACGACGGACAGGCGGAAGTCGGCGACGGGCGGGAACTGCTGGCGCTGGAAGCGGACGGTTCGCTGGATTATATCGTGCTGGATGCTTTTACCGAAAAAGGCGTGCCGTGGCATCTGTTTACGCAGGAATGCTTCCAAACGGCGGCGGACAAACTCGACGAACGCGGCGCGATCCTTATCAACATGTTCGGCCGGGGCCGGCGCGACGTGCATACGGAAGCGGTCTGGGCGACGCTTGGCGACGTTTTTCCCCATGTCAAAGGCTTTGCGCTGCCGCAAGAAGATCCGCGCGATCCGATGAACCGGATTCTGGTCGGATCGCACAGACCCGTCGACGCGAAGCTGCGGCAGATGGCGGGCTTTGTCCGGGACGACCCGGAACGCGGCACGGTGCTGACGGACGAGATGTTCGGTTGA
- the glpX gene encoding class II fructose-bisphosphatase, translating into MERELTLEIVRVTELGALAAAKWIGRGDKNAADGAATTAIRSMFDSVSIDGTVVIGEGEMDDAPMLYIGEKVGSKDGPEVDVAVDPLEGTEVVAAGLPNAQAVIAIAEKGSLLHAPDIYMEKLACGPELAGKLSLNDPVELTLQKAAQYTGRALSDLTVMVLDRERHADLIARLRGAGVRIKLLGHGDVAGAIAAALPDSGVDLYLGSGGAPEGVLAAAAMRCLGGDMQGRLLPGGPIEWQRCVSMGIADPSRVLTLTDMAGTGDVLFAATGVTSGEFLDGVRLIGKDRAETHSVIMRASSRTVRYIRSMHYLPLKRFPAGLAELPPIGQAASL; encoded by the coding sequence ATGGAACGTGAATTGACCCTGGAGATTGTGCGTGTGACGGAACTCGGTGCGCTGGCGGCGGCGAAGTGGATCGGCAGAGGGGACAAAAACGCGGCGGACGGTGCGGCGACGACCGCGATTCGTTCGATGTTCGATTCCGTCTCCATCGACGGAACGGTCGTGATCGGCGAAGGCGAGATGGACGACGCCCCGATGCTGTACATCGGCGAGAAAGTCGGCAGCAAAGACGGTCCCGAAGTCGACGTGGCGGTCGATCCGCTCGAAGGCACGGAAGTCGTGGCGGCGGGTCTGCCCAACGCGCAGGCCGTTATCGCTATCGCGGAGAAGGGAAGCCTGCTGCATGCGCCCGACATCTATATGGAAAAGCTGGCCTGCGGCCCGGAACTTGCCGGCAAGCTGAGCCTGAACGACCCGGTCGAGCTGACGCTGCAAAAAGCGGCGCAGTATACGGGCCGTGCGCTGTCGGACCTGACCGTCATGGTGCTCGACCGCGAGCGCCACGCCGATCTGATCGCCCGCCTGCGCGGCGCCGGCGTCCGCATCAAGCTGCTTGGCCACGGCGACGTGGCCGGCGCGATCGCGGCCGCGCTGCCCGATAGCGGCGTGGACCTGTACCTCGGTTCCGGCGGTGCGCCGGAAGGCGTCCTCGCCGCGGCGGCGATGCGCTGCCTCGGCGGCGACATGCAGGGCCGCCTGCTGCCGGGCGGCCCGATCGAGTGGCAGCGCTGCGTCTCGATGGGCATCGCAGACCCTTCGCGCGTGCTGACGCTGACCGACATGGCCGGCACGGGCGACGTGCTGTTCGCCGCTACCGGCGTCACGAGCGGCGAGTTCCTCGACGGCGTCCGCCTGATCGGCAAGGACCGCGCCGAGACGCATTCCGTCATCATGCGGGCCAGCAGCCGCACGGTGCGCTATATCCGCAGCATGCACTACCTGCCGCTGAAGCGGTTCCCGGCCGGCTTGGCGGAACTGCCGCCGATCGGGCAGGCGGCTTCGCTGTAA
- a CDS encoding helix-turn-helix transcriptional regulator, producing MIELTARQLKIVDIVLKQAPITGEQIAENLGLSRPTIRSDLSLLVMLEYVDAKPKVGYFPGRKSAGASGGSDRMREAKVRDIQTVPILIRETTTIQDAVVTLFLQDVGTLIICDAEGRLTGVASRKDFLKVTLGNPGSASMPVSMVMTRIPKVVTTSPDEPVLEAAHKMIMHEVDSLPVIEAASEETGGKAAIVGRLTKTAIVQLLLDIETTR from the coding sequence GTGATCGAATTGACGGCAAGACAACTTAAGATCGTGGACATCGTGCTCAAGCAGGCCCCGATCACCGGCGAGCAGATTGCCGAGAACCTGGGGCTGTCCCGGCCGACGATCCGTTCGGATCTGTCGCTGCTGGTCATGCTGGAGTACGTGGACGCCAAGCCTAAAGTCGGGTATTTCCCCGGCCGCAAATCGGCGGGCGCAAGCGGCGGCAGCGACCGGATGCGGGAAGCGAAAGTCCGGGACATCCAGACCGTCCCGATCCTGATCCGGGAGACGACGACCATTCAGGACGCGGTCGTGACGCTTTTCCTGCAGGACGTGGGCACGCTCATTATCTGCGACGCGGAAGGCCGCTTGACGGGCGTCGCTTCGCGCAAAGATTTTCTCAAAGTGACGCTCGGCAATCCGGGCTCGGCTTCGATGCCGGTGAGCATGGTCATGACGCGGATTCCCAAAGTCGTGACGACGTCGCCGGACGAGCCGGTGCTGGAAGCGGCGCACAAAATGATTATGCACGAGGTGGACAGTTTGCCGGTGATCGAGGCCGCTTCGGAAGAAACGGGCGGCAAAGCGGCGATCGTGGGACGACTGACGAAGACGGCTATCGTTCAGCTTCTCCTCGACATTGAAACGACAAGGTAA
- a CDS encoding cation diffusion facilitator family transporter, with amino-acid sequence MVDVYEKIKEGERGAWVSIFAYLILSALKLSIGYLFLSSALQADGLNNLTDIVASVAVLIGLKISRKPPDADHAYGHFRAETVAALIASVIMALVGFEVLVGAARTLTTGSGEAPQAWVAAVALACAIAMYGVYRYNRDLSIKTGSQALMAASKDNLSDALVSLGAAIGILGSQLGLPWLDVVTAFVVGLIICKTAWEILRDSLHRLTDGFDEQELAEIRGTIEGISGVEEVREVKARVNGSQTVLDVVVEVPRDLSLVEGHDIADRIEAVMKDKHQIHFVSVHVEPKN; translated from the coding sequence ATGGTCGATGTATACGAGAAAATCAAAGAGGGCGAGCGGGGAGCCTGGGTCAGCATTTTTGCTTATCTGATCTTGTCCGCGCTCAAACTTTCGATCGGATATCTGTTTCTGTCCAGCGCGCTTCAGGCGGACGGATTGAATAACCTGACAGACATCGTGGCTTCGGTCGCGGTGCTGATCGGGCTCAAAATTTCGCGCAAACCGCCGGACGCGGACCATGCGTACGGCCATTTTCGCGCGGAGACGGTCGCGGCTCTGATCGCGTCCGTCATTATGGCGCTGGTCGGGTTCGAGGTGCTGGTCGGCGCGGCGCGAACGCTGACAACCGGCAGCGGCGAAGCGCCGCAGGCGTGGGTGGCCGCGGTAGCTCTGGCGTGCGCGATCGCGATGTACGGCGTGTACCGCTACAATCGCGACCTGTCGATCAAGACGGGCAGCCAGGCGCTGATGGCGGCGTCCAAAGACAATCTGTCCGATGCGCTTGTCAGCCTCGGCGCGGCGATCGGCATTCTCGGTTCGCAGCTCGGCCTGCCGTGGCTGGACGTCGTGACGGCATTCGTCGTCGGCCTGATCATCTGCAAAACGGCGTGGGAGATTTTGCGCGATTCGCTGCATCGGCTGACGGACGGCTTCGACGAACAGGAACTGGCGGAGATCCGCGGCACGATCGAAGGCATCAGCGGCGTCGAAGAAGTGCGGGAAGTCAAAGCGCGCGTCAACGGCAGCCAGACCGTGCTGGACGTCGTGGTCGAAGTGCCGCGCGACCTGAGCCTGGTGGAAGGACATGACATCGCCGACCGGATCGAAGCGGTGATGAAAGACAAGCACCAGATCCATTTCGTCAGCGTGCACGTGGAACCCAAGAATTGA